The Nostoc commune NIES-4072 genome includes a window with the following:
- a CDS encoding M48 metallopeptidase family protein gives MAFSYFFSNPYVIIHELCHIRIHNHSPSFYKLLETIIPDWQTRKNYLNTRIELRSVGSNKR, from the coding sequence ATTGCTTTTTCATACTTTTTCAGCAACCCCTATGTAATTATCCACGAACTGTGCCATATTCGTATTCATAATCATTCCCCAAGCTTTTACAAACTCTTAGAAACCATCATTCCAGACTGGCAAACTCGCAAAAATTACCTCAATACTCGCATTGAACTACGTTCCGTGGGGTCAAATAAGCGGTGA
- a CDS encoding UPF0175 family protein, with protein MTKVEFNIPVHSVNNTIRKEAETKAKEAYVMTLLKYGEISSGKASQLLGIPRLDVIDLMSKHEISLFDDSMTLEEFQQEVNQAKVKLQGNNL; from the coding sequence ATGACTAAAGTAGAATTTAATATTCCCGTTCATTCTGTTAATAATACCATTAGAAAAGAAGCAGAAACTAAAGCCAAAGAAGCTTATGTGATGACTCTACTTAAATATGGAGAAATTAGCAGTGGTAAGGCTAGTCAATTACTAGGAATTCCTAGACTAGACGTAATAGATTTAATGTCTAAGCATGAAATATCCCTATTTGACGATAGTATGACTTTAGAGGAATTTCAGCAAGAAGTTAATCAAGCAAAAGTGAAATTACAAGGCAATAATCTATGA
- a CDS encoding FAD-dependent oxidoreductase → MVKPVILTVDDDPEVLQAVSRDLRYQYGDRFRIIRADSGIAALNTVQQLKLRNEPVALFLVDQRMPQMGGVEFLERAKDIFPDAKRTLLTAYADTDAAIKSINSAKLDYYLLKPWNPPEERLYPVLDDLLDDWLLAFRPPFEGIRVIGNRWSPFSHQVKDFLARNQIPYNWLDIELEEDAVKLVKYAEANGREQLPLVLFPDGSRLIQPSNLEIATKIGLQTQAERPFYDLAIIGAGPAGLAAAVYGASEGLNTVLIEREAPGGQAGTSSRIENYLGFPVGLSGNDLARRAVTQARRFGVEILTPQAVTGVRLEDPYRVLELVDGSEISCHALLIATGVSYRWLNIPGAKKLTGAGIYYGAAMTEAITCRNEEIYLVGGANSAGQAAMYFSKYANKVIMLVRGESLSSSMSQYLIDQIAATENIKVCTGCSVVEVKGDEHLEEIVIAHTQTGQTETVPTRSLFIFIGASPKTDWLDGVIQRDIQGFIITGPDLMHNGKPSQGWHLERSPFLLEASVPGIFAAGDVRHGSTKRVASSVGEGAIAIQFVHRYLSNV, encoded by the coding sequence ATGGTAAAACCAGTAATTTTAACCGTCGATGATGATCCAGAGGTGCTGCAAGCAGTGTCACGAGATTTACGCTATCAGTATGGTGATCGCTTCCGCATTATCCGGGCAGATTCCGGTATTGCTGCTCTGAATACGGTGCAGCAACTCAAATTGCGTAATGAACCAGTTGCCCTATTTTTAGTGGATCAAAGAATGCCCCAAATGGGTGGTGTGGAGTTTCTCGAACGGGCAAAAGACATCTTTCCTGATGCAAAACGTACTTTGCTGACGGCGTATGCAGATACAGATGCTGCCATTAAGTCAATTAATAGTGCCAAACTTGATTATTATTTACTCAAGCCTTGGAATCCACCAGAAGAGCGGCTATATCCTGTTTTGGATGATTTGCTAGATGACTGGTTATTGGCATTCCGCCCACCCTTTGAAGGGATTCGAGTCATTGGTAATCGCTGGTCGCCCTTTTCCCATCAGGTGAAAGACTTCCTGGCGCGTAACCAAATTCCCTACAACTGGTTAGATATTGAACTAGAAGAGGATGCCGTAAAATTGGTGAAATACGCAGAAGCCAATGGCAGAGAGCAATTGCCCTTAGTGCTGTTTCCCGATGGCTCCCGATTAATTCAACCATCTAATTTAGAGATTGCTACTAAAATTGGACTGCAAACCCAGGCAGAGCGTCCGTTTTATGACTTGGCGATCATCGGTGCTGGCCCTGCGGGACTGGCAGCAGCCGTCTATGGCGCTTCTGAAGGATTGAATACTGTCTTAATTGAGCGTGAAGCACCAGGCGGACAAGCAGGCACGAGTTCACGCATTGAGAACTATCTGGGGTTTCCTGTTGGCTTGAGCGGCAACGATTTGGCAAGGCGGGCAGTCACTCAGGCGCGGCGATTTGGGGTAGAGATTCTCACTCCTCAAGCAGTAACTGGGGTTAGGCTGGAAGATCCTTATCGGGTTCTGGAATTGGTCGATGGCAGCGAAATTAGTTGTCATGCACTTTTAATTGCAACCGGCGTTTCCTACCGTTGGCTAAATATCCCAGGAGCCAAGAAGCTGACAGGAGCAGGAATTTACTACGGTGCTGCTATGACTGAAGCAATCACCTGTAGGAATGAGGAGATTTACTTGGTAGGCGGGGCAAATTCTGCTGGACAGGCAGCAATGTACTTTTCTAAGTATGCCAACAAAGTGATCATGCTGGTGCGGGGTGAATCGCTCTCATCCAGTATGTCGCAATACTTGATTGACCAGATTGCGGCTACTGAAAATATCAAAGTCTGCACAGGTTGCAGCGTTGTTGAAGTCAAGGGAGATGAACATTTAGAAGAAATTGTCATTGCCCATACCCAGACGGGACAAACTGAAACCGTCCCAACCCGATCGCTTTTTATCTTTATCGGTGCCAGCCCCAAAACGGATTGGCTCGATGGCGTTATTCAACGCGATATTCAGGGGTTTATCATCACTGGGCCCGATTTGATGCATAATGGCAAACCTTCTCAAGGTTGGCAT
- a CDS encoding nuclear transport factor 2 family protein codes for MQCLKRSKSKPDKGLVIAIAPLVRNAGQAFWLFLVPFDIAEGKTGDELAIYYSESVKQIEYPNRLFPEGATRNLFDLKEATLRGKSVLISQNYDIQKSYVAGNTVILETIWTAEIAVPIGQTPAGGKMKAYFAQFIEFEDGKIICQRTYDCFEPF; via the coding sequence GTGCAGTGTCTAAAACGCTCAAAATCTAAGCCTGATAAAGGTTTGGTAATAGCGATCGCACCGCTTGTGAGAAATGCGGGACAAGCGTTTTGGCTTTTCTTAGTGCCATTCGATATTGCAGAAGGTAAAACAGGGGATGAACTTGCTATTTATTATTCTGAGTCAGTAAAGCAAATAGAATACCCTAATCGCCTATTTCCTGAAGGAGCAACAAGAAATCTTTTCGATTTAAAGGAAGCAACTCTTAGAGGTAAATCAGTTCTGATAAGTCAGAATTATGACATTCAAAAGTCTTATGTTGCTGGTAACACAGTAATTTTAGAAACAATATGGACAGCAGAAATTGCTGTTCCAATCGGGCAAACTCCTGCCGGAGGAAAGATGAAAGCTTATTTTGCACAGTTTATCGAATTTGAGGATGGCAAGATAATCTGTCAAAGAACCTATGACTGTTTTGAACCGTTCTAA
- a CDS encoding M48 family metallopeptidase gives MRVKAPHNSPLEAIQTRVSNRGRWITKQQRQFAQYAPTLPALEYVSGEGYRYLGRQYRLKVIESNQETVRLWHGKLEVSTHQRENSKQVENLVKRWYRERAQQIYLERYQHCIRLVAQYGIQHERGFELRTMHKRWGSCTKEGKIILNPLLVSAPKDCIDYVGVAEKKEKVTVSRLSDQRKIFRCKS, from the coding sequence ATCCGGGTTAAAGCCCCCCATAATTCACCCCTAGAAGCTATCCAGACTAGAGTTAGCAACCGTGGAAGATGGATAACCAAGCAGCAACGGCAATTCGCCCAATACGCCCCTACATTACCCGCCCTGGAATATGTTTCTGGAGAGGGGTATCGCTATCTGGGCAGACAATACCGCTTAAAAGTAATTGAAAGTAATCAGGAAACTGTGCGACTTTGGCACGGTAAATTAGAAGTCAGCACTCATCAAAGAGAAAACAGCAAGCAGGTAGAAAATTTAGTCAAGCGCTGGTACAGAGAACGCGCACAACAGATATATTTGGAACGTTACCAGCATTGCATCCGGCTAGTAGCCCAATACGGAATTCAACATGAGCGAGGGTTTGAGCTACGCACCATGCACAAACGCTGGGGAAGCTGTACCAAGGAAGGTAAGATAATACTCAACCCTTTGCTGGTCAGCGCCCCAAAAGATTGCATTGACTATGTAGGGGTTGCTGAAAAAAAAGAAAAGGTTACAGTCTCTAGATTATCAGACCAAAGAAAGATATTCAGGTGCAAGAGTTGA
- a CDS encoding IS5 family transposase: MYRKQEQTTIPPENFELPFEGKLSEDNRWVIMADLIPWAEFEEEYSSFFSAEMGAPAKSFRVALGALIIKEKLGISDRETVEQIKENPYLQYFIGISSYINEAPFDPSMLVHFRERISADLVNKVNQETVKRMLETTSSTLATESTESTESTQKKIEELEKEDNTPKNRGKLILDATCAPADISYPTDFELLNQARKQTERIIDLLYEQIKGTLEKKPRTYREIARKNYLEVAKKRRVSQKDRKKAIKKQLQYIKRNLSHIDQLIRSGATLEKLSTKQYKMLLVVVEVYRQQLWLYENKKQSIDDRIVSLSQPHIRPIVRGKAGKAVEFGAKLSASYFDGYVFLDHISWDNFNESGDLKSQVEAYKNYTGYYPESVHVDKIYRTRENRAWCKGRGIIMSGPPLGRPPANVSKEKKKQDLESERIRNCIEGKFGQAKRRFSLNRVMAKLSHTSETAIAITFLVMNLSTHLSRVFYAFLCLFLKTAPFLQFRITENYDFISYKQEKLIFDFA; the protein is encoded by the coding sequence ATGTACCGAAAGCAGGAGCAAACTACAATCCCACCAGAAAACTTTGAACTTCCGTTTGAAGGAAAATTATCAGAAGATAATCGTTGGGTAATTATGGCTGATTTAATACCGTGGGCGGAATTTGAAGAGGAATATTCTTCATTTTTTTCGGCAGAGATGGGAGCGCCAGCAAAATCATTTCGGGTGGCATTAGGCGCATTAATAATCAAAGAAAAACTAGGAATAAGCGACAGAGAAACAGTAGAACAAATTAAAGAAAACCCTTATCTACAGTACTTCATAGGAATATCATCTTATATTAATGAAGCTCCATTTGATCCATCTATGCTAGTCCATTTTCGTGAAAGAATTAGTGCAGACTTAGTAAACAAAGTAAATCAAGAAACTGTTAAAAGGATGCTAGAGACAACATCTTCGACTTTAGCAACTGAATCAACTGAATCAACTGAATCAACTCAAAAAAAAATAGAAGAATTAGAAAAAGAAGATAACACGCCGAAAAATCGGGGAAAATTAATATTAGATGCGACTTGTGCGCCAGCAGACATCAGCTATCCAACAGATTTCGAGCTATTAAATCAAGCAAGAAAACAGACAGAACGAATAATAGACCTTCTTTATGAACAGATAAAAGGTACATTAGAGAAAAAACCAAGGACTTATCGGGAAATAGCGAGAAAAAACTACTTAGAAGTCGCTAAAAAACGTCGTGTATCCCAAAAAGATAGGAAAAAAGCGATTAAAAAGCAGCTTCAATATATCAAAAGAAACTTATCTCATATTGACCAGCTAATCAGATCGGGAGCAACTCTAGAAAAACTAAGTACTAAACAATATAAAATGTTGCTTGTAGTTGTAGAAGTTTATCGTCAACAACTATGGTTGTATGAAAATAAAAAACAGAGTATTGATGACCGAATCGTTAGTTTAAGCCAACCACATATCCGCCCAATTGTCCGTGGAAAAGCTGGGAAAGCCGTGGAATTTGGGGCAAAATTATCAGCTAGTTATTTTGATGGGTATGTATTTTTAGACCATATTAGTTGGGATAATTTTAATGAATCAGGAGACTTAAAATCACAAGTAGAAGCATATAAAAACTATACTGGCTATTATCCAGAATCGGTTCATGTAGATAAAATTTATCGCACAAGAGAGAATAGAGCTTGGTGCAAAGGAAGAGGTATTATCATGAGTGGTCCTCCTTTGGGAAGACCACCAGCCAATGTTAGTAAAGAAAAAAAGAAACAAGATTTAGAATCTGAGAGAATTCGTAATTGTATTGAAGGAAAATTTGGGCAAGCTAAAAGAAGGTTTAGCCTCAATCGAGTGATGGCGAAACTTTCCCACACTTCTGAAACTGCAATTGCTATTACTTTTCTAGTGATGAATCTTTCTACTCACCTGTCGCGGGTGTTTTATGCTTTTTTATGTCTATTTTTGAAAACTGCACCTTTTTTGCAGTTCCGTATAACTGAAAATTATGATTTTATTAGTTATAAACAAGAAAAGCTTATCTTTGATTTTGCTTGA
- a CDS encoding DUF3368 domain-containing protein — translation MIVVSDTTPLSELSKVGRLDLLQAVFGRVIIPQQVYAELTTGDHPAVLAVKSALWLEVLSISNNQLIEQLQLETDLDLGECSAIILAEELKADQLLIDEKAGRKVAISRGLPIIGLVGVIILAKEQELIDNVKYILDDLISKGTRISPKIYDYALITAREI, via the coding sequence ATGATTGTTGTCTCAGATACAACCCCATTAAGTGAACTTTCTAAAGTTGGTAGATTAGACTTGCTTCAGGCTGTTTTTGGTAGAGTAATAATTCCTCAACAAGTCTATGCAGAATTAACAACGGGGGATCATCCCGCAGTTTTAGCTGTAAAATCAGCCTTATGGCTAGAAGTTCTTTCTATAAGTAATAACCAACTCATTGAACAATTACAATTAGAAACCGACTTGGATTTAGGAGAATGTTCGGCAATTATTTTGGCAGAAGAATTAAAAGCAGATCAACTTTTAATTGATGAAAAAGCTGGGAGAAAAGTTGCTATTAGTAGAGGCTTGCCAATTATTGGTTTAGTTGGAGTGATTATTTTAGCAAAAGAGCAAGAATTGATTGATAATGTCAAGTATATTTTAGATGATTTAATCAGTAAAGGAACAAGAATCAGCCCAAAAATTTATGATTATGCTCTAATTACAGCAAGAGAAATTTAA
- a CDS encoding Uma2 family endonuclease has translation MSLTIKDLEQLQSQNPDWQMELVEGNIIVMGPCDYESDEIGSRLLTFLNIWVMPRKLGRVTGSSAGFILPSIETDETTGDPEKRNLRAPDVSFVRAERLKKTQRDFVQLVPDLTVEVKSKSDRIKPLEEKIKLFLELGSTVGILIDPDKLLVTVYRPNQEPVILRDNDKLVIPELLPGWELALAELWPPEFE, from the coding sequence ATGTCTCTGACAATCAAAGACTTAGAACAATTACAGTCACAGAATCCCGATTGGCAGATGGAGCTAGTAGAGGGAAACATCATCGTTATGGGTCCATGCGATTATGAATCAGACGAAATTGGTTCTCGCTTGTTAACGTTTCTTAATATTTGGGTTATGCCTCGCAAGCTAGGCAGAGTTACAGGTTCGAGCGCTGGCTTTATCTTGCCAAGCATTGAAACCGATGAAACTACGGGCGACCCGGAAAAAAGAAACTTACGCGCTCCAGATGTTTCATTTGTTCGGGCAGAACGACTCAAGAAAACTCAGCGTGATTTTGTGCAGTTAGTTCCCGATCTCACGGTTGAGGTGAAATCTAAAAGCGATCGCATCAAACCATTGGAAGAGAAAATTAAACTATTCCTAGAACTTGGTTCTACAGTAGGTATTCTTATTGACCCTGACAAACTTTTAGTTACAGTTTATCGCCCTAACCAGGAACCAGTTATTTTAAGAGATAACGACAAATTAGTAATACCAGAGTTACTTCCAGGTTGGGAATTAGCTCTAGCAGAATTATGGCCACCTGAATTTGAATAA